Proteins encoded in a region of the Halodesulfovibrio marinisediminis DSM 17456 genome:
- a CDS encoding OmpP1/FadL family transporter: MKRHFLSIVASCVLLLAVSTSASAAGFALYEWSARGNALGGTLVGRADDPSAVAYNPAGLTQLEGTHLAVGSSFASPIAEVETTDGSGATTTAKSNDALFPIPHFYVTHKINDKWAVGFGEYSRFGLGFGFDDDWAGRYNVYDAKIISLSLNPNIAYKITDRLSAAVGIEYVYVDVAIKKAYPTGGRSKLTGSGDGVAVTAGLHYKLDKWRFGVGYHSQAKVDATGDTDISGSTPTMGYLPDGEYDTDASIVLPDMISFGITYYPIEELSIELAAVNTRWSTYRNFDLTLDTPYGDKPVFQEKDWNDVWRFSLGAEYDINENWTVRGSYTYDEAPENSRYVDYMIPAADRHLIGAGVGYKIDNWTIDLAYTYIIAESVNYDHSEAPGTSDGKSKNGVTHIGAVTVGYAF; encoded by the coding sequence ATGAAGCGACATTTCCTGTCTATTGTTGCGTCTTGTGTTCTGCTGTTAGCTGTTTCTACTTCTGCTTCAGCAGCTGGCTTTGCTCTGTATGAATGGAGTGCCCGTGGTAACGCTCTTGGTGGTACGCTTGTCGGCCGTGCTGATGATCCTTCTGCCGTTGCGTATAACCCTGCTGGTCTTACCCAGTTAGAAGGTACCCATCTTGCTGTCGGCTCATCATTTGCTTCTCCTATTGCAGAGGTGGAAACAACTGATGGTTCTGGTGCCACTACTACGGCAAAAAGTAACGATGCACTGTTTCCAATTCCGCATTTTTATGTAACTCACAAAATCAACGACAAATGGGCGGTTGGTTTTGGTGAATATTCCCGTTTCGGCCTTGGCTTCGGCTTCGATGACGACTGGGCTGGTCGCTATAACGTATATGATGCGAAAATTATCAGTCTCTCTCTGAACCCTAACATTGCATACAAAATCACAGACCGCCTCTCTGCAGCCGTTGGTATTGAGTATGTCTATGTTGATGTTGCTATTAAGAAAGCATATCCAACAGGTGGAAGATCCAAACTTACTGGTAGCGGTGATGGCGTTGCGGTGACAGCTGGCCTTCATTATAAGTTAGATAAATGGCGTTTTGGTGTTGGTTACCATAGCCAGGCTAAAGTTGATGCTACTGGAGATACTGATATTTCTGGATCGACTCCAACTATGGGGTACTTACCAGACGGAGAGTACGATACTGATGCTTCTATCGTGCTTCCTGATATGATCAGCTTTGGTATTACTTACTACCCGATTGAAGAGCTTAGCATTGAACTTGCTGCTGTAAATACCCGTTGGTCTACTTACAGAAACTTTGACCTGACTCTCGATACTCCATATGGTGACAAACCAGTTTTCCAAGAGAAAGATTGGAACGATGTATGGCGCTTCAGCCTTGGTGCAGAATACGACATCAATGAAAACTGGACAGTTCGCGGCAGCTACACCTATGATGAAGCACCTGAAAATAGCCGTTATGTTGACTACATGATTCCAGCAGCTGACCGCCATCTTATTGGTGCTGGTGTTGGTTACAAAATCGACAACTGGACTATTGACCTTGCGTACACCTACATCATCGCTGAGAGCGTTAACTACGATCATTCAGAAGCTCCAGGTACTTCTGACGGTAAATCCAAAAACGGCGTAACTCACATTGGTGCAGTTACCGTTGGTTACGCATTCTAA
- a CDS encoding tRNA (cytidine(34)-2'-O)-methyltransferase → MHVVLFEPEIPPNTGNIARLCAATTTDLHLIEPLGFSLDDKYLKRAGLDYWPHVSVSVWPDWDAYIEAVGHKHRHLMASSKRGVAVHEVAYDENDALVFGPETRGLPDHLMDRYPDHVRIPMWGEVRSLNLSTAVGIVLYQAFASTGVLNGK, encoded by the coding sequence ATGCATGTTGTACTGTTTGAGCCGGAAATTCCGCCAAATACCGGCAATATCGCTAGGTTATGTGCGGCAACCACAACTGATTTGCATTTGATTGAACCACTTGGCTTTAGCCTTGATGATAAATACTTGAAGCGGGCAGGCTTGGACTACTGGCCGCATGTCTCGGTTTCTGTCTGGCCAGACTGGGATGCGTACATTGAAGCTGTCGGCCATAAGCATAGACACCTTATGGCAAGTTCTAAGCGGGGTGTGGCTGTGCATGAAGTTGCGTATGATGAGAACGATGCTTTAGTATTCGGACCGGAAACCCGAGGGCTGCCAGACCACTTGATGGACAGATATCCAGACCATGTTCGAATTCCTATGTGGGGTGAGGTTCGTAGTCTTAACCTTTCAACAGCTGTTGGTATTGTTCTGTATCAGGCTTTTGCCTCAACTGGAGTACTAAACGGAAAGTAG
- the priA gene encoding replication restart helicase PriA translates to MLAISLLSPPYATLSYATPAWLDISVWKCGQRVIVPLGKGGMLRAGIIVSIDDSSVKDGVVLKECLWPAEREPLLQPEYLAMVKQLALRHVVTEGEVLGGLLPAGLRTTKIRLRVLDGGKPRTMAMRDVANMSDIERCSLGVLWASNAVEVLDSTFDAEEQELCSLLEDPPWSVRPSAKRQIEVLDFLYDKGMLSRKRLLQELGSGVSAALNTLAERGLIRIGPREEGTCEACQDDDPECFFEADEGFVLYPEQQTVFDEFSALMHADGARSALLYGITGSGKTVVYLELAAEALANGRSVMLLAPEVALACKLEHAVHSRFPSQDCFFYNGYQSPTEREKTFRTLAERTAPCIIVGTRSALFLPSPTLGLIVLDEEHDTSFKQDEGLVYQAKEVAYYRAQQSNGLLLLGSATPDVKTFHAVQQKAVSMGVMRERAGEGELPEVSLLNIKNMKRADGILAAETKRQIRETVERGEQVVILLNRRGYSPLMYCLDCGQVARCPHCEVGLTYHKERERLICHYCGYSVTYPVVCSKCKGLHYLPMGEGTEKLEEYLAEILPPDTKILRLDRDSTRRPGKMQRILDAFANQEAQVLVGTQMLSKGHHFPNVTLAVVADGDLGLNLPDYRAAERTFQLLVQASGRAGRGEKAGRVLIQTRDPEHYCWQFVGSADYDGFYAEEIERRRKRKYPPFVKLALVRVSYPLDWRKGMEWVESLTEIARALGKEHNVRVLGHTPSPLPVLRGRKRFQWTLKSDGWVSIRTLYYAMRKAVPRGSKLRLSLDIDPVNML, encoded by the coding sequence ATGTTAGCAATTTCTCTTTTGAGTCCACCTTATGCCACTTTAAGCTATGCTACTCCTGCATGGCTTGATATTTCTGTATGGAAGTGCGGGCAGCGTGTCATTGTACCGCTAGGAAAAGGGGGAATGCTTCGGGCTGGGATTATTGTTTCAATAGATGATAGTTCGGTAAAAGACGGTGTGGTGTTGAAGGAATGTCTGTGGCCTGCAGAACGTGAGCCTTTGTTGCAGCCTGAATATCTTGCAATGGTCAAGCAACTTGCATTGCGTCATGTGGTCACTGAAGGTGAAGTACTTGGCGGCTTACTGCCGGCTGGACTCCGTACTACAAAAATTAGATTACGCGTGCTAGATGGTGGAAAACCCCGTACCATGGCTATGCGTGATGTTGCCAACATGTCTGATATCGAGCGTTGTTCTCTCGGTGTATTGTGGGCGAGTAATGCTGTGGAAGTGTTGGACAGCACGTTTGATGCAGAAGAACAGGAATTATGCAGCCTGCTCGAAGACCCTCCGTGGTCAGTGCGGCCTTCTGCAAAGCGCCAAATAGAGGTACTTGATTTCCTCTATGATAAAGGCATGTTGTCACGGAAACGTTTGTTGCAGGAACTTGGTTCTGGAGTTTCTGCAGCATTGAATACTTTAGCAGAGCGTGGTTTGATTCGTATTGGTCCTCGCGAAGAAGGAACATGCGAAGCTTGTCAAGATGATGATCCAGAGTGCTTTTTTGAGGCTGATGAAGGGTTCGTTCTATATCCTGAACAGCAGACTGTTTTTGATGAATTTAGCGCCTTGATGCATGCTGACGGGGCAAGGTCTGCGTTGCTGTACGGAATTACAGGGAGCGGTAAGACCGTCGTTTATCTGGAGTTGGCTGCAGAAGCCTTGGCTAACGGGCGCTCTGTAATGCTTCTTGCGCCGGAAGTTGCATTGGCTTGTAAGCTTGAACATGCTGTGCACAGCCGTTTCCCTTCTCAAGATTGTTTTTTTTATAATGGGTACCAATCTCCTACTGAAAGAGAGAAGACATTCAGAACATTGGCGGAGCGAACCGCCCCTTGCATCATAGTAGGAACTCGTTCGGCACTTTTTTTACCTTCACCGACTTTGGGATTGATTGTTCTGGATGAAGAACATGATACCTCATTTAAACAGGATGAAGGACTAGTTTATCAGGCAAAAGAAGTTGCTTACTATCGTGCACAACAAAGTAATGGGCTACTCTTGCTTGGTTCGGCAACCCCTGATGTAAAAACTTTCCATGCCGTGCAGCAAAAGGCCGTATCTATGGGCGTGATGAGAGAACGAGCAGGAGAGGGGGAGTTGCCGGAAGTCTCATTGCTGAATATTAAGAATATGAAGCGGGCTGATGGTATTCTTGCTGCGGAAACCAAAAGACAGATCAGAGAAACTGTGGAGCGTGGCGAACAGGTTGTTATTTTGTTGAACCGTCGTGGCTACTCTCCGTTAATGTATTGCCTCGACTGTGGACAGGTTGCCCGTTGTCCGCATTGTGAGGTCGGACTTACCTACCATAAAGAACGTGAACGTTTGATTTGTCATTATTGTGGATATTCTGTTACTTATCCTGTTGTATGTTCAAAATGTAAGGGGCTTCACTATCTTCCAATGGGGGAAGGAACTGAAAAATTAGAAGAATATCTTGCCGAAATCCTTCCGCCTGATACAAAAATTTTACGTCTGGATAGAGATTCAACCCGCCGCCCCGGTAAAATGCAGCGTATTCTTGATGCGTTTGCAAATCAGGAGGCACAGGTACTTGTCGGAACACAAATGTTGTCCAAAGGACATCATTTCCCGAACGTGACTCTTGCTGTTGTTGCTGATGGCGATCTTGGGTTAAACCTTCCTGATTATCGCGCTGCAGAACGGACGTTTCAGTTGCTTGTTCAAGCTTCAGGACGTGCCGGACGTGGTGAGAAAGCAGGTCGCGTTCTTATCCAGACACGTGACCCTGAGCACTACTGTTGGCAGTTCGTTGGTAGTGCAGATTACGATGGGTTTTATGCAGAGGAAATCGAGCGAAGACGGAAACGAAAGTATCCTCCATTCGTTAAATTAGCGCTTGTCCGTGTCAGTTATCCACTGGACTGGAGAAAAGGAATGGAGTGGGTCGAATCGTTAACCGAAATTGCAAGAGCGCTGGGTAAAGAGCATAACGTGCGTGTGCTGGGGCATACGCCATCGCCATTACCTGTTCTGCGTGGTAGAAAGCGCTTCCAGTGGACATTAAAGTCTGATGGTTGGGTCAGTATACGAACATTGTATTATGCTATGCGTAAGGCAGTGCCGCGTGGTTCGAAGCTGAGACTTTCTCTGGATATTGATCCTGTGAATATGTTGTGA